ATCAAGCTAAAGTAGAACTGGCATACTGTGCATGTTGGCGAGGTGCGTCTTTCTTGTTTTAAGGATGAAAACTGAAGTCTCTGTTTACCTGTTGTGATCAAGCTAAAGCAGAACTGGAATACTGTGCATGTTGGTGAGGTCCTCTGTCTGCCTTGTTTTACTTGGTCTATTGCGACGTGGACCTGGTCATCCTAATCCCTTGAAAAGATAAAATTTGCACATGTTATCGTTTAAGTGGTTGGTGGGTAGGATTTTGAGTCAGCAGGCATGATATGTGCTTTTGAAGTTAAAGCATCACCTTCTTTTTTGATTGTCAATGACTGAACTGACCTTCAGTTGAAATTCCAGAACAAATGTGGTCACTAATCTTCTCTTCAAATGAGCTTATTCTCTTCAAAGGCGTCTTTCATTTGTTTAACTTTCATGTGCAGCAAACCAATGAGGATAAGCTcttcaatctcttctctttatatGGAAACATAGTTCGAATCAAGGTACTACGCAACAAACCAGATCATGCCCTTGTAGAAATGGCTGATGGGTTTCAGTCTGAGCTGGCTGTCCATTATCTAAAGGTGTGTGCGTTTTCTCTAGTACCAATCTATGAGGTTTCTCTGTTCCATTTTGTATGTAATATATCCCTGTTATTGTTATTCGTACATTGTATAATTGCTTCATTTAACATTTGGGATGCCATTTTGTCCATTTTTTGCCTGCAGGGTGCAATGCTATTTGGGAACAAGCTGGAAGTTAACTACTCAAAGTACCCCACTATAACACCTTCCGCCGACGCGCATGAATACACCAATTCAAGCCTTAACAGGTTTAATAGCAATGTGGTCAAGAACTACCGACATTGTTGTGCTCCAACAAAGATGATCCACATTTCTGCCCTCTCCCAAGACATCTCTGAGGATGCGATCCTTACTCATGTGTCTGAGCATGGTTCTGTTGTCGGCACAAAGCTATTCGAGGTGAACGGCAAGAGGCAGGCACTCGTCTTGTTTGAATCTGAAGAGGAAGCAACCGAGGCCCTTGTGTCAAAGCATGCCAGCTCACTGGAGGGGAACACCATACGGATTTCGTTTTCCCAGATGCAGAGTTTATAGGAAGCTCTGAGGCCATGGCTGCTAATCGGTTCTCGCTTCATGTTCTTCTTTAAGGAAGTTCTGAGCCTTAAGATGTGTATTCTGTGCTGTTCTCCGGACTGTTTGCTTTGTCTTTGCTGTACCGTCTGTGACCAACGTTTTCGACGGTTTTTGTTCCTTTTCTCTCTGTCTGGTTTAAGGTAACCAAAGAATTTTATTGCGTGCTGTGCTAGTAGTATGAATTATGAGTGAAAAGAAATCAGGAAAAAAAGAGAGGAAAATTTCATTGAAAGAGCGTCACCCTATCGTGAACAGTCAGGTACGAACCTGCCAGTTTTGTTCAAAAGGTGTGTTTGTGTTTCTGGTTGTTTAGCAACTGAGGATTGAAGAGCACTTTTGCATTGAAGAATTGTTGTATGCGTAGAAATTTTCTATGGACAAAATTCAAATCAAAGACGAAAGTGTCATGTTTTCTTCCCGACAAAAGAAGCAGCACACGTGGACTAACACAGATAGATATCATGATTTGTTGATATTACGCTCTTATACAGGGATATATAGGTACATCCTTACGAACTGATGACCACGAGTCGTTCTAGGTAGATCGTTATAACATGAGGAAGGTAATGAGGTAGATATTTGGCAAAAATGAACTCCACAGGTAAGGCTTGCTGAACAAAGAGAAAAGTCAAACAGATTTGTGTAAACTTTTGCCTCAAAAAACAagtctttttttttttggtttctgtTGAGAGAGAGCGGGAACAAGCATTTCCTTTATTGCAGAAAAAATGGCTTTCAAAGTAGAATTACATGTGCCGGCTTCTCCTAGAAACAGATGGTAAGCCAAGCCTGCCTGATCGATGGTCGAGGTGGCCCCTTTTCTGTTCAATGTTGTCCCACCTGCTTCTCTAATGGCTTGATCATCTCAAACGTTATTTGTTTGTTGAAATAATATGTATAGAACTTTTCATGACCCGATGATTGTCAAGTTTCCACTTGAGATCCTTGGTTAGAAGAATGTAAATACTACCAATTGGCACATAAATTGTGGCACCCAACATTACATATTTCTAGTGGCACATATTTATTACACTTACACATGAGAAAATACACATCGTCCATTAAAAAAAGGGCGATCCATTGATTTTCTAACTGGTGTATATATACCTCCTCATCGATCTTGTACGTCTGACCAATGCCATTTAATTTcttagctagtactactactacAGCTTACAAAGTACGTAGTAGTAATGGAGTATGCAAatatatatatgatgattatggtccaATCCAAACAAGTTCATCTCCATGACGGATGGATGCAAGCAGGCTAGGAGATGACACACGAGTTGGGGTTCTCGTCACTGAACATCTGCGGCGGCCGCTCCATCATGTAGCTGCTGCCGTAGTACATCGGTGCCGGGGGaggtggcggcggaggaggcatCCATTGGTGGTGCATTATGGCATAGGGATGGTGGTGGtgcggcgggggcggcggcggcggaggcggcatgGCGTGCATGGCCATCCTCCTGGCCATCATGGCCTCCTCCGCATCGGCAGGCGGCAGCTTGTAGCTGTAGTGTGAGCCGCCGTAGGGCCAGTAGACCATCCGCTTCATCATCTCCTCCGGCGGGAAGCCATCCACCGCCACGCGCTCCTCACCTTCTTGCTTCCCCGGTTTCTCGTCGGCAGCTTCCTTCTTCTCCTCCCCGGCCGCCTGCTCTGCTTCAGCTGCCGGCTTCTTCTCGTCCTCTTCTTTCTTGCCGCCATCGTCTGCCGGCTTCTGCTCGGCCTCGGCTGGCGGCGCGGCTTCCTCCTTCGGTGGCTCCGGAGGCGGTGGAGGTGGCACGACGGCGGCGAGCTTGCCTGTGCGGTGGTGGATGTACTCGACGATCTGCTCACCCTCCACGGTGCCGGTGACCGTGAGCCTGCCAGCGGCCAGGTCGGTCTCGGCAGTCTGCACCCCTTTCATCTTCAACATCTTTCTCTGCAGCTGCTGTGCGCAGGCGTCGCAGTGCATGTTCACCTCGAGCTCCACCGTGCGAACTGGGTCCTCCGcgggcggtggcggaggcggggCCGCCTCTTCGGCAGGtggtgcgggaggaggtggtagcgGCGAGATGACGGTGGCTTCGCGCTTGGTCTTTCTGCGGAGGCGCTGGCACAGCGCGTCCGGGTCGACGGCGACGCCCTTGACGGTGATCTGGTTGGAAGCCATGTCGACGTGGACAGTCTCGACGCCTTTGCAGCGGAGGAGGGAGCGCCTCATACGCTTCGCGCAGCCGGTGCAGTGCACCTCCACGCCGAGGATCACCGGGGGTGGAGGGGATGGAGGAGCGTCGGCCGGTGGTGCttcctctttctttttctcttcctcggctGGTGGTGCAGCAGgggattcttccttcttcggctcTGCTTCTACCTTAGGCTCCTCCACCTGAATTCATGATCAGGAGACGGGCACCCGTTATGTCAACTAACTAGTTCACATGCAGGAGCAATTAACTGATGAaagaatgaaaacaaatagagattATTTACCTTGTTAACTACTTCCTCGCCCATGGTATGATCAGATCAATCTGTCAAGCTGAATCACAAGCTAGTTAGTGGAtcgatatatatatatgatcATGTGATGGACGCCAAGGATGGGTGGAGTACGTGGTAAGCTTAGAGAGAAGAAGAAGCAGTGAGCTAGGTGCAGTTGGGCATGCAAACTAAGTTGAGGACAGAAGGAATGAGGAGGGAGGATGGATGCAGAGCAGAGGTCCAACTTATAAGCCTGTTCGGTTCGGTTTGTTAGCTAGATTCCAAGGGGATGACGGTATGCATGGACGATGGCATGCAATTATTCTCATATTCCGGCCTGCTGCATGGAGATGGAGTAGCAAACAAACGATGGCCAATATGCAGAGAGAACAATGCATGTAAAAATAAAATAGTAGTCCGTGCTGAGGATGATTCCCATGGATGCACATGCAAGCAACTGATCATCGATCCCTGCCTTGATCGAATATGTTATGTATATACCGGATAGATCGAGGGTACCTTTTGCATTATCGTGCTCGAGGCCTAGATGGTACTGCTATCTAGATCTCAATCTCAATGCAAGCAACTGGTACAAGCTAGCTAGATACTCAGCTATACGTACCTATGTACACCACTGCGTAGATAAGTGGTGGAGTAGATAGAGGACGGTGTACATGTATATCGAGATTGGAAAAGTGGCACACACATTTATATGTGTAGGCAGATGCACCTTCTTCAACTAATTTCTAGACTACAGACTTATTGTTATCCTATATATGCTCAACTTACTAATTTAGCACCGATGTATACATCATGCCAAATTACTGTCAACTTACTAATTTCAGTTACTAGTATGTAGATTCTTCGAGTTGGTCGGCTGCTGGTAGAAATAGTTAACTGGTCGGTGCACGTAAAACCAAACTAGCTACTATCAGTACTACTCTACTTAACCAGCCGGCCAGTCAGCTGGGCAATGCATATTTCCTCTTCCTCGCTTAGCGTGGGGGCGCAATATTCAACGTTAGCTTGCTCCAAGTTTGGGGAAAGAAGCTGCTACAAAAGTTAGCGATGATTTGCGAAAAGGTTGATAGATCGATGCACATGGGTGTGTTGGGTGGGACTTTCAGTTTGGCATACACTCATATATACATACATGTCGATCTGCTTTTCTTTTCTTCCACCATAAGTAGCGTTAGCAATCCACTTCACCGTGACTCATCGCCGACCCACGCATCTAAAAGCTTACTACAGTCTCAGCTGATGGATGTCAAGTCACATGCATCCACATCAGATTGCAGTGTACGTGCATGGCACATCGTTGGTCATACCAAACCAGTTGCTAATAGTAGTGCAATTGCAGAGAATTTAACCATGACAATTAATCAGGCTAACTATATCGACAGAGACACTCCAAGTGTAACTTAAGAGACACAAATGGCTATCTATAGCTCACTACCGGAAAATCATTTTTTAGTGTCAAACTAAAAAACACTCAGACAAAGATCCAAAAACACTCGGCAAACACAAAAACTCGGTTAAGATCTTAAAAAAACACTCGGAAAGCACACATACTCGGCAAAAACCTAAAATATACTCGACAAACATCATATACTCGGCAAACCGGAGGGACATGTGGCAGCCGCGGTCGCACCAAACCATGCTGTCAAGGGGCTAGGGTTTTGCCGTGACGGGGCTAGATCATACCAAACCAGTTACTAATAGTAGTGCAATTGCAGAGAATTAAACCACGACAATTAATCAGGCTAGCAGTAGCTATACCGATAGAGACGTCCAAGTGTAACTTAGAGACACAATTAGGTAGCTAGCTACCTTAATCTCTCATCTTTGCGTGGCACGCCACCAACTAAGTTTCTACTCTACAGAGAAAGATTAACTGACGCCTCCTTGCTGGACCATGCATCTGCACTTGCTGAAATGGACAAATCTATTCACTACTGTACAAGATCCAAGTCAAAAACAAAAATTCTCATACAGTAATACAAGATTCGTCAACAAATGTACATGGCCAAGGTATGCACATGGATGTACGCAACCACCTTTTACCCATGCAGATGCATATATGGATGACTCAACCTTTTGCACATGCCTTTGTTAACTGTTACCTGCAGCTTTTTGCACAAGAGATTAATTAAGAATGTTGTATTACTCAGTGTAAAGATCCATGGAAGGATGAATTCATTAGCTAGCATATACTCAAAGTTGGATCTTGGGAAAGGGCGTGAAAAGATTACTTTGGCTCTACTTAACAGTCCAATCGAGAAACAGATTACCCTCAGACTCTGCACTCTGACTCTTGATTAATTTACTACACTAGATTACTAGAGCATAGCACCGTCCTCATAGTTTATATATATAGCTTCGAGATCTCTGACTATGTGTGTGCCTTGTAAATTTCACTCGCGGCCGGCTTAGGTGGCTTCCCATTTTTTTCCACCTTTATTTTAAACGGATTTTGTTTCCACCTCTGTTCTTGGTTTTCTCTTACTTGGATCATCTATTGATCGATGTCAGCAATTAATTGTACCTATGTGCTCTTAGGCAATGAATAAATAAATGTATTATGATCACCGTGCTTTAATAATTTGTCCATCCTGTGCAAAAAATGTATTATATATTCTCTAGTTTACAAATTTGTGAAATTTTTGATAGGTCATAAAGTTGAAATGACAATTCTCAACCTCTTGGTCATAATTAGCAAAAACGAACAAAATTCGATGAAGGATTGTCACATATATATGCTCTATTGATTCTTCTCCCCTTCCCTTCTGGTTACTGTAGCATCTGTCTGAGAGTTCGTGCCTTGTGCCGGTTTGCCGCCGGCTCCTCTCCCTAGCTCCTCTGCCGGCGCTGCCGGTCGGAGTGAGGTGGGGAGGGGAGTTGTGTCGGCCTGTACAGCTTTTGCTTCGTGCCTTGTTGCCAGTTTGGAGCTTCACCATGGCGTGTGTGAGCAGCGCTTGGTGGTTGCTGGTTCCTTTCCCTGGTGGTCGTCCGTGGTGGCCGATGAAGATGGGGGCGGGATCTGGTGTTgtctccttgaataagctcgttgTTGGAGCAGATCACGCAGGCATGGGTGCTTCTTTTTCCTTTCCTGGCCACCGTGGAggtggaagagaagaggaggatgatTCTACTTTTTGTCAGCCAAGATCTACTCCACTGGGTCCTCTCAAGCTGAAGATGTGGCCGGATCCTCATCATCCTTTGCCGATCTGGTCTGTGAGCGCATCACCGTCGTATATCTGTACCAAGCTATGGCGCCGCCTGTGGCTGGCCGCCGATCTTGGGTACCTTGCGGTGGTATCTGCTGGCCGAAGGGCGGCCGTTGTCCAATTCCTCCTGGCCGTGTGCCATATGGGAGGCAGCCCTACTTCTTCAGAGAGGCCTCTCCGACGGTGTGCCGTCGTcgagaggcaaccatggcggaccaagtggttcgtccccggtgcTACCATGGCCAATCTTCTGGAGAGTAGTTTGAGGACTAGATTGCTTTCTACCTTTTTGCTGGAGGGTTCTCCTTGTAAAATTCCAGAATGGATATGCATTTTCTTTCATCTTCTTGTTCTGGATGTAATATGTCCGCTCCACGTCCTCAGTATAATATAATTCTGGGTCCTTTCTGGGCCCTtctgtgttcaaaaaaaaaatattgaTTCTATATAAACGACCGATGAATAATCGTCACAAATATGCTCAATTGATTCTATAAACTAGATGGAGTAGGTGACTAGTTGACTGATTGATGTTTAACTGTAACAACTGCTATACATCGTGCATATTATACGTGTAGTTCAATATAATCCAACCCCAATCAAGCTCACACCCTTCCCCGCCGGTCACTGAATAACAAAAATATGGAATACTACTACTGGAACATGATGAGATTCAGAGCTCTTGCAGCTGATTGGTTCATGAGGTATCTAGCTTGTtgccttcttcttgttcttcttaaTCATCTTCTTTTATCGCCCAATTATAATGAAATATTAGTTTGGTAGCCCATGCATGATTAATTAGTTGTGGTCATCAAATCCAAAGACCTAGGTAGCTTTGACACCTGTTCTTGCCTGCAGATTTGCTAGCTCAAAGTACTCCTCTGATTAAGGTGACAAGCTACCTGCTAGCTATGAGAATTAACACCAAAGGTCACCTACTGCTATATAAGAGTGTAGCTTAGTCTGTAAAGCTAGGAAAGCATAGTAGTATGGGGGAGACGCATGCGTGCATGTCTCTAATCAGTTGTAGCTGATGAGGGACAAAGGAATATTGAGTCAGCAATTAAAGTCCCTTTCCATGTCATGGATCCTGGCTACTCCCACTCTTGCATGGACTTAAGCTATAAGCTAACTACAACTAATTAGTTCCCTACTTAACATTTATGCTTTCTGTTTGTTTAGTTTGGACGGTTGGGATTTGACTGAGTAGTTGCTTCTTCATGAAAGCAGCTGGTTAAGCTGTCAAAAAGAGCTTGCAGCTGGTTAATCTTGCTATGAATCCAGTACTAACTAACTTAACTACACTGTGCTGGTACTGTGCTTGATGCATGCTAGCTCAGTGAGTGATGCATGGGTCTAGTTTATATCCTGTCAGCAAGGAATTTGTTCAGATTCAGGGGATATGAATTGTCATCTATCCATCCAAACAAGACTGAAAATGGGTGGGCCCTTGCCTGATGCAATCACATGCATTGCTCTACCATCTGAAAACAGAGGATCAAATCTGGAGGTGCCGATGGATGTATGAGTCATATCGGAGACCAAAACCATGTGACATGCCTGATTGGTTAGGTTCACTTGGCAATCATTTCAGCTGCTGCCCTGATAGCATTCACACGGCCAAAAGGCAGACTTACTAATTGTCCATAATGCTCCATCCATACTGACTAATCATTTATTTGCTTAGGTTGATCAGAGAATATAATTATGCATCAACCGGCCATtgattgaaacaaagagaagaacgCAGATCAATTTCAATCACAGGGAGAGAATGGAGCGATCCATCAGGTAGTAGATTTTTGGATGAGGTGGAGAAAACATGGGGCTGTGCAGCAACCCAAAACCAAGAAATCCTATGTTTTACTGTTGAAGCTCAGAAAATGTATACATAATTGATTTATAAAGAATGACTAGAAATGTTCCTCCGTATTGGGCCCTCTTTTTTTTTATATAGCAGCATGTAATCTGTTGGTGTTCTTTTAACAGGAAGCCACAAACTGTGACAACTTGTCTGAGTTGTCTTGTGTTGTTTCACCTCCTTTTTTTTTGAGCTGAAAACTGTAGGGGAGGCCCCGACAATAAAAAAAATTATTTACAGAGATAAAATATGTACAAGAGGAGAAGAAAGGAGGGAATGTACAAAATTGTTTCATCTCCTTGGTTAGACCTTGGTAAAGCAGAGGATTATCGTCGAAATGATTTAAACTGTTTCAAAGACACAATAAACATTTTTTTTTGGCTTTGGACTCTTCCATAAATTCAGAGATGGGTTGGTGTTGCAACTTCGGAATCTGTTTCAGGTAGTAATGTTTATTGTGTTGTGAGATATAAGTTGGTGCTAATTTGGTgtgcttcctcggttcctcccagCTTGTGCGTGTAATGGAAAATAAGGGCATGATGTGTCAAAATTCCTTGTAGCCCCAGCAGAGCTATAGGGAGCTCTTTTTTACAAAATTCAGAACTTCATTTCTAGGTCTCTAAAATTCTGAAGAAAAAAAACATGTATAGTATGTATGACCATATGTGAtctgcacaaaaaagacaaacgTTGGAAGTAAGATTGTGTTTTTTTCGGAGTCCCAATTCTGTGATTTGTTTTTTCATCTAGAGGACATGAGTCTGTATCGAAGTAAAACACTTGAATTTTTTGAAATATGAAATAcattttcgatttttttttaaaaaataccgAGCTCAATAGAGGAGTAGAGTTCAGAAGCGATATACACCTCTGTAGAAGTTATTTTCAAGTGTTCTCTTCATGGTACATATCATAAGGCTTCTTTCCAGCCATCACTACATGGCCAAACCACTCTGGAAACCCAAGGAAACACTAGACGGGGGGTGAGGATTTTTGCCCTATGGTGGAGATGAGCTTTGTACTTGCGACAAATCGTGTGGCCACCAGCTATCTCCCACCGAGCTACCTTGTTTTCACCTCACGTTTGCCATCTCCCACCGAGCCACCTTGTTTTCACCTTCGCTCTGGCGACTCTGTCTCGCTCAAAATGGCCAAATCAAAGTAGCGGCACACAGGCCTATCTAGCCCCTGTACAGATGATCAAACGTGCAGAAACTTCGTGGTTGGTTGATTCCAAAGTAGACGACATGCCAAAGCAACTGGGATTCCAtgatatatttttctgattttgtttaCTTTGGTGTCAACATGCCAAATATTTTGCAATGTGAGGGCAATATATTGTCCAACAATTGGCAAGCCAATTCTTGCCAATTTCTTGTAGAGCATTAACCGAACACACCCATAGGTTGACTACCAAGAAAGATGGGATTCCAAAGAGATCAGAGGTAGATTGTTTACTAATTTTATGGATCAGACTAAGAGTTGGGCAGAACACGTTTTGCCTTTGGATTCAACAAAGCAATGGCATAGCATCAAAAGTTAAAAGTTAAGCGGCCTCAGTTGAAGTTACAATGTAATTATCCAGCACTAGTAAGTAATCACTAGTTAGCACACACAAGCCACAACCATTTTCAATAGTCTCATCGACACCCCTTTTTGATTACTGAAGCCTAATCTACAGCCGGTGTTGCTTTGTCATCTTTGTGTTCCAGCTTCTAATCTACGAGTTGTACATCAGATGCAACATCATCCACAACTTCTTTCCTTTAGCAATTGTAAACATCTACAAAGGCTAAATGCCAATATGAGTGCATATTCGTAAGAACTACATGAAACTCGGTAGTACTGAATTTCAGTTGCAGCCCACTGGGCCAGAAAGCTGTGAAAGTTTTCCAGGTACAAATCGCAGCTGCAGATTATACCTGATATACTGATGATATTGTAAGCCTCATGCAGTCGTCATTCTGCTTAAACGGGTGCCCTGGTTCTTATGAGGTGCAGGTCCCAGTGATGTAATCACCTGAGGCATGGTCATTCCTCCAGAAACAATTATTTCTGTAGAAATCATAACAGTAGAATCATAAGATTAGAATTTCAGGTGCCACAGGAAGAATGCTACAGTAATAAAAACACTATCAAATTCAACGGCAGCACAAAGAAAGCATGCTCTCCAAGTTAATAATAAGCTCATGTTTGGCTTGGGATACAGATGTTACAAATAAATTGCCAACAGGAGGATACGATAATATCTGAGTGAATTCTAGCATTTAACTTAAAGAAAAGTAGCATGTAGTATTTGGAAATGAGGAGCTTGAAAGGAGATCGTCAAAATAACAGACCTATTCCCTCTCGAATGGATAGATTGGGCCTTATAATTTCCGCAGAGTTCACCAAAAAAATATCACCAATATATAGATGGTTGGTTGGTACGTATACACTACACAGTTCTTCGTCACCTTTGTCAGTCTGCAATACAATGATAGATGACCACGTAAGAATCCAACAAAAATAAAGTATATAAAAAACATCATTAATACGGTAAGCATACAGAAGCACACAGTCAGGGTAGCACTTATGTCAATGTAGATTCTGGACAGAACAATAGATAACAAGAAAGGACCAGGGTCCCCTGGAACAATTGTCCTTGATGTAAATTGGTAAATGAAATTTTACATCATTTTCTGAACGTAAGGCCTAAAATTCTATAGATTTTGGCATGTCCTCTGATTTAATGCACATGTtcaattttgtttttattttgcctTATTTACAATTACCAGCAGATATTCATTGAGACGAAACCAAGTCCGTTATtggtcttgactctaatgtgcaaAGATCCTTAACACATAAACCTGAAGAAGCTCTAGCTGACCTTTTCAGGGCTTCAAAGATATGCTGATTTAAACCACCTTATATACGCTATAAGCCAGATAAGCTGACTCATAAGATAAGTCCAGCCAGGCTATATAAGACCTAatctttatttattttatttttgtgaatCTCTTGAGATCTAAAATGATTCAGAAGTCACAGATCATGACTAATGTGTGTCATTTTCTTGAGAGAAATATTTCAATAATGGAATGACACAGAAAAGAGCAAGCAAGCACGATTTAAACTTTGTAT
This Lolium perenne isolate Kyuss_39 chromosome 1, Kyuss_2.0, whole genome shotgun sequence DNA region includes the following protein-coding sequences:
- the LOC127323603 gene encoding uncharacterized protein, producing MGEEVVNKVEEPKVEAEPKKEESPAAPPAEEEKKKEEAPPADAPPSPPPPVILGVEVHCTGCAKRMRRSLLRCKGVETVHVDMASNQITVKGVAVDPDALCQRLRRKTKREATVISPLPPPPAPPAEEAAPPPPPPAEDPVRTVELEVNMHCDACAQQLQRKMLKMKGVQTAETDLAAGRLTVTGTVEGEQIVEYIHHRTGKLAAVVPPPPPPEPPKEEAAPPAEAEQKPADDGGKKEEDEKKPAAEAEQAAGEEKKEAADEKPGKQEGEERVAVDGFPPEEMMKRMVYWPYGGSHYSYKLPPADAEEAMMARRMAMHAMPPPPPPPPPHHHHPYAIMHHQWMPPPPPPPPAPMYYGSSYMMERPPQMFSDENPNSCVIS